A DNA window from Vibrio tarriae contains the following coding sequences:
- a CDS encoding NADH:ubiquinone oxidoreductase — translation MKLFLILMLSVSGGIASADHIQSFILGFGVASLAVGSCYWLAFRSTRFPQLAVFLLLCGFFAKVAVTVVGVMWGISNELMTSPFVFALSYLFFSIVATYFWFRYRELVAKLKAKISATQHQSHSH, via the coding sequence ATGAAACTGTTTTTAATTCTCATGCTTTCTGTATCGGGTGGCATCGCATCAGCGGATCACATCCAATCATTTATTCTCGGTTTCGGTGTGGCTTCTTTAGCCGTTGGTAGCTGTTACTGGCTTGCGTTTCGCAGTACGCGTTTTCCGCAACTCGCCGTTTTTCTGCTCCTGTGCGGTTTCTTTGCTAAGGTTGCTGTGACCGTCGTGGGCGTGATGTGGGGAATTTCAAATGAACTGATGACCTCACCGTTTGTCTTTGCGTTGTCTTATCTCTTCTTCTCGATTGTCGCGACTTATTTCTGGTTTCGCTATCGTGAGTTGGTGGCAAAGCTCAAAGCCAAAATTAGCGCGACGCAGCACCAATCGCACTCTCACTAA
- a CDS encoding alternative ribosome-rescue factor A — MKNKPEVIPVSTSSVGDTECGRGVVKDNALKAVVTSTLFRCRVEKAKKGKGSYSRKMKYKGKEPYANLTDFVVFA; from the coding sequence ATGAAAAACAAACCAGAAGTAATACCAGTATCGACTTCATCCGTAGGGGATACGGAGTGTGGGCGTGGTGTAGTGAAAGACAATGCTTTGAAAGCCGTCGTCACCAGTACCTTATTTCGCTGCCGAGTGGAAAAGGCGAAAAAAGGTAAAGGTAGCTATTCACGTAAAATGAAGTACAAAGGCAAAGAGCCTTACGCAAACCTTACGGATTTCGTTGTGTTTGCGTAA
- a CDS encoding cold-shock protein has product MSTPVTGTVKWFNETKGFGFIKQENGPDVFAHFSAIQGDGFRTLAEGQKVEFVITQGQKGPQAESIKVL; this is encoded by the coding sequence ATGTCTACTCCAGTTACTGGTACCGTGAAATGGTTCAACGAAACTAAAGGCTTTGGTTTCATCAAGCAAGAAAACGGTCCTGACGTTTTTGCTCACTTCAGCGCAATCCAAGGTGACGGTTTCCGCACTCTGGCTGAAGGTCAAAAAGTGGAATTCGTGATCACTCAAGGCCAGAAAGGTCCACAAGCTGAAAGCATCAAAGTTCTGTAA
- the hmpA gene encoding NO-inducible flavohemoprotein, with protein MLTQEHINIIKSTIPLLESAGPALTQHFYQRMFSHNPELKHIFNMTHQKTGRQSVALFEAIAAYAKHIDNLAALTSAVERIAHKHTSFNIQPEHYQIVGHHLLETLRELAPDAFTQPVEEAWTAAYFFLAQVFIDREGALYLERKQALGGWRDGRTFVVREKQVESAYVTSFVLVPADGGALLDYQPGQYIGIEVTPEGSDYREIRQYSLSHASNGREYRISVKREGVGSDNLGLVSHYLHNNVKVGDSVKLYAPAGDFFYVERERPVVLISAGVGATPMQAILHTLAKQNKPGVTYLYACNSAKEHTFAQETAQLIAQRGWMQQVWYRDESADDVLQGEMQLAELTLPIEDGDFYLCGPIGFMQYVVKQLLELGVDKARIHYEVFGPHAQLAA; from the coding sequence ATGCTCACCCAAGAACACATCAATATCATTAAAAGCACCATTCCTTTGCTAGAGTCTGCAGGTCCTGCGCTGACGCAACATTTTTACCAACGTATGTTCAGCCATAATCCAGAGCTGAAGCATATTTTTAATATGACCCACCAGAAAACAGGACGTCAAAGTGTTGCGCTGTTTGAAGCCATTGCGGCTTATGCCAAGCATATCGATAATTTAGCCGCATTAACCAGTGCCGTTGAACGTATCGCCCATAAACACACCAGTTTTAATATCCAGCCAGAGCATTATCAGATTGTCGGGCATCATCTGCTGGAGACTTTACGTGAATTAGCCCCAGATGCCTTTACCCAACCGGTTGAAGAGGCTTGGACAGCCGCGTATTTCTTTTTGGCTCAAGTTTTTATCGACCGCGAAGGCGCACTCTATTTAGAGCGCAAACAAGCTTTAGGTGGATGGCGTGATGGCCGAACCTTTGTTGTACGCGAGAAACAGGTAGAGTCTGCTTACGTGACCAGTTTTGTGCTCGTACCCGCTGATGGTGGTGCGCTACTGGATTATCAACCGGGGCAATACATTGGGATTGAAGTGACGCCAGAGGGAAGTGATTATCGAGAAATTCGTCAATACTCCTTGTCGCATGCATCGAATGGTCGTGAGTATCGCATTTCGGTTAAGCGCGAAGGGGTGGGCAGTGATAATCTGGGGCTGGTTTCTCACTATCTGCACAACAACGTCAAAGTTGGGGACAGCGTTAAACTCTATGCTCCCGCCGGAGATTTTTTCTATGTTGAGCGTGAGCGGCCTGTGGTACTGATTTCTGCTGGTGTTGGCGCAACGCCCATGCAGGCTATCCTGCACACCTTAGCCAAGCAAAATAAGCCTGGAGTGACTTATCTTTATGCGTGTAATTCTGCTAAGGAACATACTTTTGCTCAGGAAACCGCGCAGCTCATTGCGCAACGGGGCTGGATGCAGCAAGTGTGGTACCGTGATGAAAGTGCAGATGATGTTTTACAAGGTGAAATGCAGTTAGCCGAGCTTACTCTGCCGATTGAGGATGGAGATTTCTATTTGTGTGGTCCGATCGGTTTTATGCAGTATGTGGTTAAGCAGTTGCTAGAGCTTGGGGTAGATAAGGCGCGAATTCACTACGAAGTGTTTGGCCCACATGCACAGCTTGCGGCGTAA